One Nocardioides oleivorans DNA segment encodes these proteins:
- a CDS encoding M20/M25/M40 family metallo-hydrolase, with product MTDGPTPRVVSALQALVRIPTVSDRDPSRIDTDAFDRLLAELATQFPLLHARLELTRVGTHGLLFRWAGASTERPVVLMAHLDVVPVDGEAPWQHEPFGGEIHDSDSGPAIWGRGTLDDKGCVAGICEAVESLLESGHVPAQDVWLSFGCDEEVSGTAATEAVAVLRERGVTPWLVLDEGGAIAGGAFPGVKAPLGVIGVTEKGTTSLELVAEGRGGHASTPARNGPTARLARAILNVEKAPFPASAPAPTLELMRRLAPHVPLPLRPVLKPLLGNADRLAPVVTRALLAAGPEAAAMTRTTVATTTLSGSPALNVIASTAKAGLNIRVMVGDTVAGVVEHVRRAVADDSIRIDVVEAGEPSPISPMDEAFELVESCITAVFPEAVPTPYVMMAATDSRHFTAISEHVYRFAPFRMTKAQRQAIHSYDEHIGVADLVDGARWYQLLIERLPA from the coding sequence ATGACCGACGGCCCGACCCCCCGCGTGGTGTCCGCCCTGCAGGCGCTCGTCCGCATCCCGACGGTCTCCGACCGCGACCCGTCGCGGATCGACACCGACGCCTTCGACCGCCTGCTGGCCGAGCTCGCGACGCAGTTCCCGCTGCTCCACGCGCGGCTCGAGCTGACGCGGGTCGGCACCCACGGCCTCCTCTTCCGCTGGGCCGGCGCGAGCACCGAGCGGCCGGTCGTGCTGATGGCCCACCTCGACGTCGTACCCGTCGACGGCGAGGCTCCCTGGCAGCACGAGCCCTTCGGCGGCGAGATCCACGACTCCGACAGCGGGCCGGCAATCTGGGGCCGCGGGACGCTCGACGACAAGGGCTGCGTGGCCGGGATCTGCGAGGCCGTCGAGTCACTGCTCGAGTCCGGGCACGTGCCAGCGCAGGACGTCTGGCTGTCGTTCGGCTGCGACGAGGAGGTCAGCGGGACGGCCGCGACCGAGGCCGTCGCCGTGCTCCGCGAGCGCGGCGTCACCCCGTGGCTGGTCCTCGACGAGGGCGGCGCGATCGCGGGCGGGGCGTTCCCGGGCGTGAAGGCGCCGCTCGGGGTGATCGGCGTGACCGAGAAGGGCACCACCTCGCTCGAGCTGGTCGCCGAGGGCCGCGGCGGGCACGCCTCCACCCCGGCCAGGAACGGCCCCACCGCACGCCTCGCCCGCGCCATCCTCAACGTCGAGAAGGCGCCCTTCCCGGCGTCGGCACCCGCGCCGACGCTGGAGCTGATGCGCCGGCTCGCACCCCACGTCCCGCTCCCGCTGCGCCCGGTCCTCAAGCCGCTCCTCGGCAACGCCGACAGGCTGGCGCCGGTGGTCACCCGGGCGCTGCTGGCCGCCGGACCCGAGGCCGCCGCGATGACACGGACGACGGTCGCCACCACCACGCTGAGCGGATCGCCCGCCCTCAACGTGATCGCCTCGACCGCCAAGGCCGGGCTCAACATCCGGGTGATGGTGGGCGACACGGTCGCCGGCGTGGTCGAGCACGTCCGCAGGGCCGTGGCCGACGACTCGATCCGCATCGACGTCGTCGAGGCCGGTGAGCCGTCGCCGATCTCGCCGATGGACGAGGCCTTCGAGCTGGTCGAGAGCTGCATCACCGCGGTGTTCCCCGAAGCCGTGCCGACGCCCTACGTGATGATGGCGGCGACCGACTCCCGGCACTTCACCGCGATCAGCGAGCACGTCTACCGCTTCGCCCCCTTCCGGATGACCAAGGCCCAGCGCCAGGCGATCCACTCCTACGACGAGCACATCGGCGTCGCCGACCTCGTCGACGGAGCGCGCTGGTACCAGCTGCTGATCGAGAGGCTCCCCGCATGA
- a CDS encoding MFS transporter — MSTTKPAATTAVKGLAAIVGFLVLVEFASGILQGYYTPIYPQIAEHLSIHEGDINWFEAAQLIVSALCIPLLARLGDLVGHKKVLLISTAVTAVGSWWLAFAPGFTSFLLGWAIQGAYVVWLPLEIAIIHRRTRSSGRQELLTRRGAAILVGSLELAVIVGALTSGLLVDSLDMNVLLAMPAVVVTAVFFVILVGIEQAPGDDTGGGIDWAGLGLVTVALGVLMGGLVWLRLDGGGNLLGWLTILVSFAVFAAFWRFEARHPEPIVDVRLFSSSAQWPVQLTAFLFGVPVLGGQIPLSTYAQADPAVRGYGLGADSAFISTLIGLYVVTLAIGAFTLPLTTRLLGGVRRALVVACCLVGVGYLLWLPFHDHTWQALINMGIAGLGSGALVAALPAAAAAAAPPERTGIATGMTNGTKTVGGAIASAIFAIALTATGSLDATAEKVAPLSGYLTVWAVCAGASFLAALALLAAPKHAFSDAPAAPGVIPG; from the coding sequence ATGAGCACGACGAAGCCCGCTGCGACGACGGCCGTCAAGGGCCTGGCCGCGATCGTCGGCTTCCTGGTGCTGGTGGAGTTCGCCAGCGGCATCCTGCAGGGCTACTACACGCCGATCTACCCGCAGATCGCCGAGCACCTGTCGATCCACGAGGGCGACATCAACTGGTTCGAGGCCGCGCAGCTGATCGTCAGCGCGCTCTGCATCCCGCTGCTGGCGCGGCTCGGCGACCTGGTCGGCCACAAGAAGGTGCTGCTGATCTCGACCGCGGTCACGGCCGTCGGCTCGTGGTGGCTGGCGTTCGCGCCCGGCTTCACCAGCTTCCTGCTCGGCTGGGCGATCCAGGGCGCGTACGTCGTCTGGCTGCCGCTGGAGATCGCGATCATCCACCGCCGCACACGCTCGTCCGGACGCCAGGAGCTGCTGACCCGGAGAGGGGCCGCGATCCTCGTCGGCTCGCTGGAGCTGGCGGTGATCGTCGGCGCGCTCACCAGCGGGCTGCTGGTCGACTCCCTCGACATGAACGTCCTGCTCGCGATGCCCGCCGTCGTCGTCACCGCCGTCTTCTTCGTGATCCTCGTCGGCATCGAGCAGGCGCCGGGCGACGACACCGGCGGCGGCATCGACTGGGCCGGCCTCGGCCTGGTCACCGTCGCGCTCGGCGTGCTGATGGGCGGACTGGTGTGGCTCCGCCTCGACGGTGGCGGCAACCTGCTCGGCTGGCTGACGATCCTGGTCTCGTTCGCCGTCTTCGCGGCCTTCTGGCGCTTCGAGGCCCGCCACCCCGAGCCCATCGTCGACGTGAGGCTGTTCTCCAGCTCGGCCCAGTGGCCGGTGCAGCTGACGGCCTTCCTCTTCGGCGTCCCGGTCCTCGGCGGCCAGATCCCGCTGTCCACCTACGCCCAGGCCGACCCGGCCGTGCGCGGCTACGGCCTCGGCGCCGACTCGGCCTTCATCTCGACGCTCATCGGGTTGTACGTCGTCACGCTGGCGATCGGCGCGTTCACCCTCCCGCTCACGACGCGGCTGCTGGGTGGCGTACGTCGTGCCCTCGTCGTCGCCTGCTGCCTCGTCGGCGTCGGCTACCTGCTGTGGCTGCCCTTCCACGACCACACCTGGCAGGCGCTCATCAACATGGGCATCGCCGGCCTCGGCTCGGGCGCGCTCGTCGCCGCCCTCCCGGCTGCCGCCGCCGCGGCCGCACCGCCCGAGCGCACCGGCATCGCGACCGGCATGACCAACGGCACCAAGACCGTCGGTGGTGCGATCGCCTCGGCGATCTTCGCCATCGCGCTCACCGCCACCGGCTCGCTCGACGCGACCGCCGAGAAGGTCGCGCCGCTCAGCGGCTACCTCACCGTCTGGGCCGTCTGCGCCGGCGCGTCCTTCCTCGCCGCCCTGGCCCTCCTGGCCGCGCCGAAGCACGCCTTCAGCGATGCGCCCGCCGCCCCTGGAGTGATCCCCGGCTGA
- a CDS encoding allantoate amidohydrolase, protein MAGQDFEEMWRDLAPVGRSATSGGYFRQPWASAETELRAWFAEQCEARGLTVETDGIGNQVAWWGTGDDGVLTGSHLDSVLDGGAYDGPLGVVSALAALDTLRARGFEPGRPLGIGVFVEEEGSRFGRACLGSRLVTGATTWDQAKELRDRDGVFLADAISDAGLDPARGLLDLDRVGTFVELHVEQGRDLVDRDVAVGLASEIWPHGRWRFDFAGQANHAGTTRMEDRHDPMLSYAMTALAANKQARLAGQRATFGRIAVEPNGTNAVPSLVTAWLDARASSDGALAELVEAIERQATDRAERDGTSLTLTAESVSGSVAFDTDLAARLAGLRDWPVIPTQAGHDAGILSEAGIPTAMVFVRNPTGISHSPDERAETADCLAGVEALADVLAELAGPGQPA, encoded by the coding sequence ATGGCCGGTCAGGACTTCGAGGAGATGTGGCGCGACCTCGCGCCGGTGGGGCGATCGGCCACCTCGGGCGGCTACTTCCGCCAGCCCTGGGCCTCGGCGGAGACCGAGCTGCGGGCGTGGTTCGCCGAGCAGTGCGAGGCTCGCGGGCTCACGGTCGAGACCGACGGCATCGGCAACCAGGTCGCCTGGTGGGGAACCGGCGACGACGGCGTGCTCACCGGCTCGCACCTCGACAGCGTCCTCGACGGTGGGGCGTACGACGGCCCGCTGGGCGTGGTCTCCGCGCTCGCCGCCCTCGACACGCTGCGGGCCCGTGGCTTCGAGCCGGGACGACCACTGGGGATCGGTGTGTTCGTCGAGGAGGAGGGCTCGCGCTTCGGACGCGCGTGCCTCGGCTCACGGCTGGTCACGGGGGCCACGACCTGGGACCAGGCCAAGGAGCTGCGCGACCGTGACGGCGTCTTCCTCGCGGACGCGATCTCCGACGCCGGGCTCGACCCCGCGCGCGGCCTCCTGGACCTCGACCGCGTCGGCACCTTCGTCGAGCTCCACGTCGAGCAGGGCCGCGACCTCGTCGACCGCGACGTCGCCGTCGGGCTGGCGAGCGAGATCTGGCCGCACGGCCGCTGGCGCTTCGACTTCGCCGGACAGGCCAACCACGCCGGCACCACGCGCATGGAGGACCGGCACGACCCGATGCTGTCCTACGCGATGACTGCGCTCGCGGCCAACAAGCAGGCGCGTCTCGCCGGACAGCGGGCCACCTTCGGCCGGATCGCGGTCGAGCCCAACGGCACCAACGCCGTGCCCTCGCTCGTCACGGCCTGGCTCGACGCGCGAGCGTCGTCCGACGGCGCCCTCGCCGAGCTGGTGGAGGCGATCGAGCGGCAGGCGACCGACCGCGCGGAGCGCGACGGCACCTCGCTGACGCTGACCGCCGAGTCCGTCTCGGGCTCGGTCGCCTTCGACACCGACCTGGCCGCGCGCCTCGCCGGCCTCCGCGACTGGCCGGTCATCCCGACCCAGGCCGGCCACGACGCGGGCATCCTGTCCGAGGCCGGCATCCCCACCGCGATGGTCTTCGTCCGCAACCCGACCGGGATCTCGCACTCGCCCGACGAGCGCGCCGAGACCGCCGACTGCCTGGCCGGGGTCGAGGCGCTCGCGGACGTGCTGGCCGAGCTGGCCGGTCCCGGGCAGCCGGCATGA
- a CDS encoding nitroreductase family protein, translating into MEFREVVRRRRMVRRYAEQPVDPAVVDRMLEHAQRAPNAGFTQGWAFLVLDTPEDVARFWVSTGADPDTHNTWLDGMRTAPVVIVPLASKDAYLERYAEEDKGWTDRRDDRWPVPYWYVDTGMAALLILQTAVDEGLGACFFGIPGQHTESFREAFDVPADHRPVGAITVGHRVADSGAKGSPARRERRENLVHRGRWGTTVSP; encoded by the coding sequence ATGGAGTTCCGTGAGGTCGTACGCCGTCGCCGGATGGTCCGCCGCTACGCCGAGCAGCCGGTCGACCCGGCCGTCGTCGACCGGATGCTCGAGCACGCGCAGCGGGCGCCCAACGCGGGCTTCACCCAGGGGTGGGCGTTCCTGGTGCTCGACACCCCCGAGGACGTCGCGCGGTTCTGGGTGTCGACCGGCGCCGACCCCGACACCCACAACACCTGGCTCGACGGGATGCGCACCGCGCCGGTCGTGATCGTGCCGCTGGCGAGCAAGGACGCCTACCTGGAGAGGTACGCCGAGGAGGACAAGGGCTGGACCGACCGGAGGGACGACCGGTGGCCGGTCCCCTACTGGTACGTCGACACCGGCATGGCCGCGCTGCTCATCCTCCAGACGGCGGTCGACGAGGGGCTCGGCGCCTGCTTCTTCGGCATCCCCGGCCAGCACACCGAGTCGTTCCGCGAGGCGTTCGACGTCCCGGCCGACCACAGGCCGGTCGGCGCGATCACCGTCGGGCACCGGGTCGCGGACAGCGGGGCGAAGGGATCACCGGCCCGGCGCGAGCGGCGCGAGAATCTGGTCCACCGGGGTCGCTGGGGCACTACGGTCAGCCCATGA